ACACTGGTGCATACTGACCGACGGGAATGGAAATATGGATTTCGTGGTTTGCGCCTTCCGAGGCGTAGTACTGCGCCAGGTGTTTGCGCAGCCGGTTGGCCTGCACCCTTACGATGGAATCCGATTCGTGGTCGAACGCCGGATCCCTGCCGAACACGTCCACCGCGATCGAGTACTCCTTGATCGCCGACCCCTGCCCGACCAGGGTTTTCTCGCACACATAAGCCAGAAGATGGGACAGGCTAGGCGCGCGCTGGAACAGCTCCGATTGCAGCACCCGTTCCAGTTCGCTTCGCTCGGCGTCAGGCGTAGTAGCGACCGCGGTCATTCCCGATTCCCTGTAAGCCCGATGTTCGTCCAGGAAAAGTTTAGGTCAACTGAGTGGGGAAATGCTGCACTTAACGCGGCGCGTAGCGGTTAAGTCCCAGAATGGTACTGGCATCTCCGCCGGAGGTTACCGCCGCACGCGCTGTCGTTACCACCCGTTGAAAGCTCGAAACTCACCCTCCGCAGTCCACGCCGTAACCGTTCGGTAGCCGGTGTAGCGTTGTGAACCTCCCCCAGTCTGCGCGATAACTCGCCTTGTCAGCGGAGAACGGTTCAGCACCGCTGCTTCGCTTCGGAGGTGAATATGCGGACATTAGCCTTAGCCACCATCTTTCTGGGAATCGTGCTGCTATGGCCGACCGGCGTAGTAGCGGACGTCCCCAGCGAACCCCTGCCCTCATGCAGCTCCAATATGACCTACTCGCAGTTTGAGATCCGCGGCGACGAGCTCCGTCGCGTAAAGCGGTACGAAGACGCCATCGACTGCTACGAGCACGCGCTACGCAAGGTGCCGAAATCGGCATCGCTCAAGAACAAGATCGGCATCGCCAACCTGCTGCGGGGCAAATACAACGTGGCGGAACAGTACTTTATTGACGCCTCCAAGCTCGACAAGAAGAACTCAGAGATCCTCAATAACATCGGAGTGATTGCCTACCTGAATCGTAACTATGGCAAGGCCGTCAAGTACTACAAGAAGTCTCTGGCTCTCGACGAACTCAGCGCCTCCGTGCACAGCAATCTCGGGACGGCCTGGTTCGCGCAGAAGAAGCTCGATCGCGCCGTGGCCGAATTCACCCGTGCCATCGAACTCGATCCTGAAGTCGTCCTGCGTTCTTCGCAGGGCGGAGTCGGCGCCCGCATCGCTTCTCCCGAAGAGCGTGCCAAGTACATGTACATGCTCGCCAAGCTTTA
This window of the Terriglobales bacterium genome carries:
- a CDS encoding tetratricopeptide repeat protein, which encodes MRTLALATIFLGIVLLWPTGVVADVPSEPLPSCSSNMTYSQFEIRGDELRRVKRYEDAIDCYEHALRKVPKSASLKNKIGIANLLRGKYNVAEQYFIDASKLDKKNSEILNNIGVIAYLNRNYGKAVKYYKKSLALDELSASVHSNLGTAWFAQKKLDRAVAEFTRAIELDPEVVLRSSQGGVGARIASPEERAKYMYMLAKLYAKRGDAERCLLCLRKAKEEGYKKIYQVYQDEEFAQLRQDPRLIEIVPPAQ